The nucleotide sequence attcattGTAACActaaaattcatatattaaGATTTGGCTTGATTGATTAAACCTGTAATGTGAATGGTTTTATTAAGTTCTGTTTCCTTTGCTTTCTGAACTGCAATTTCTTCCCTTAGCTTTgccattttttctctttttctcacctgcaattgtttttcaaaattataaatattattttcacaaaaacaaGATTGAAATGTATTAGAATTTGGTGAAGACTTATAAGGTTAAGACatcccccacttataaacacatattCACGCCCACGACTAGATATCTAAAGAGTGACCTTAGTGGCCTGATATCGGGTCACTCGAGTCACACTTCATAGAtcacattggatgagatattgcttgtaaatttgtttataataagtCGGGGCAGCTCACACCTTACATTGGATGAGTTAAGCCcaaccaaaattttaagacAATGCAAGTAACTTCAAAAagcaaaataacaatttttaccTGATCGGTTATTTCCATTCCCATATGGTTTACTCCAATTGTTTCTCCTGCCTTGCTAAACACAGGTTCTGCATACAACAAAAATGTCTTTGATCCAAGTAGTTCTGTCTCAAAAGTTATTTCCCTTTTTGCAGGTACTCCTTTCTCCATTACTTCTCTCTTAAAATCTTGAGACTCCTTCACACCTGCTCCCGTGAAAATTTCAACATCCGTTTTTCCTATGAGGTCCTGGAAATTTATGTGCAAGTCAAATAAatcatgaaaaagaaagaaaactctATTCTAAAGAAATTTCACTACAAATTTTATGCTGCTTTTGGTTTAACTTAAAATCACAATGCAATTCAATCACAACCTTGCAACAAGACCTCCAACAAGAATCATTACCTCCTCTTGTAAACTTGGAAAATGATTATAGATAAAGCGATACCGCAACTCTTTGTCCTGGAATTCATAACGATGGCAAACACAAATTTAGCATTCAAAACGATGAATCAactaaaattacaataaatgaGATATAATGTAACCATTGCACATAACATAAATTTGATATAAGTTGAAAAGATAACAAGTCATTTAGCACTTAAACAAATAACAACAGAAGAAAGAAACTAAATACTCGTTGTAGTATACCTGATGGCCTATAACAACAGGTGCATTTTGAAGTATAAAATGTAAGAAATTATCTGCTCTCTTAAGAATCTGTGACAGTTCCTCCACAGGTGATGATTGTCTTTGAATAGCCTCTATACTTTCTTGCAGCTTTTCCTTTAATATCTCCTCTCTCCTATAACTTGCCTCCAACTGTCTTTCCAATTCGATCGCTCGATGTTTCCAGTAAACAACGGAATCATACTCAGCCTCAATTTCAACTCTTTTGTTTTGAATGACGTCGTTTTCCCTTATTGCAACATAGTCCGATATTGAATCCGGATGTTTTTCTCCACCGTAGCTTCCTTCCTCGAATCTATTATTGTCTTCAAGTATCTCACACTTTTTAAGCTCAACTTCCTCCTTTTGTTTGCTAAGGTTGTCGAGCTCTTCTCGAAGAAGGCAAACTGCATTTGCCTGCTTATACTCCCAATGTTTCACGAGATTAGCTAACTGAGAAGACCCTATATCTGTATAATCTGTAAGCTCCACAATTCTTTGAAAATCAGCTATAATTGGTTCCTCTAAGACTGTTACttcttccaaaatattttgatcCATTCCTGGCTAAAGtatttaaatccaattttcctTTCTACAATATCTCAACTTCAATGCCATAGCAccaagaaatacaaaaaaattaatacacatTCTAACAAttgcaaaaatatataaagaataaataaataaaaaatagatgattgttaaaattaaaataaaaaacattttaaaaattgaaactacTTGGTTATCTcaatgtcctcgtgagcttagctcagttggtagggacaaatgcataatatatgcaaggtctggggttcaaaccccggccaccacccaaaaaaaaagatgaatgatCTTAATGGAAAACAATGAAATCCAATTCCATCATCAGAAACAAGTCCATAAATGTAAAACATTCACATATTCAAAAACAGTTACAACATGAATACATTAAAAGCAAACCAATCTTACATGTTATTCTGAATCATCATGAGAGTGAATTGTTGAAAAGCTTCAACATttaggaatcaacaaaaagctGAATAGTTGAT is from Medicago truncatula cultivar Jemalong A17 chromosome 1, MtrunA17r5.0-ANR, whole genome shotgun sequence and encodes:
- the LOC25481969 gene encoding histidine kinase 5, coding for MDQNILEEVTVLEEPIIADFQRIVELTDYTDIGSSQLANLVKHWEYKQANAVCLLREELDNLSKQKEEVELKKCEILEDNNRFEEGSYGGEKHPDSISDYVAIRENDVIQNKRVEIEAEYDSVVYWKHRAIELERQLEASYRREEILKEKLQESIEAIQRQSSPVEELSQILKRADNFLHFILQNAPVVIGHQDKELRYRFIYNHFPSLQEEDLIGKTDVEIFTGAGVKESQDFKREVMEKGVPAKREITFETELLGSKTFLLYAEPVFSKAGETIGVNHMGMEITDQVRKREKMAKLREEIAVQKAKETELNKTIHITEETMRAKQMLATMSHEIRSPLSDVVSMAKILTTTKLDREQRQLLDAMISSGDLVLQHITDILDPSKAESG